One genomic region from Prunus persica cultivar Lovell chromosome G3, Prunus_persica_NCBIv2, whole genome shotgun sequence encodes:
- the LOC18783702 gene encoding glutamate receptor 3.4 isoform X1 gives MEVLLINRPTHVCKTRALLALILLMWVPMEVRAGTENGTHLSTRPSSLNIGALFTLNSVIGRAAKPAIYAAIDDVNSDPSILPGTKLEVILHDTNCSAFLGTVEALQLIEDDVVAAIGPQSSGIAHVISHVVNELHVPLLSFAATDPSLAALQYPYFVRTTQSDHFQMYAVADVVEYFGWREVIAIFVDDDCGRNGISILGDALAKKRSKISYKAAFSPGASKNAITELLVGVNLMESRVFVVHVNPDSGLTIFSVAKSLGMMTAGYVWIATDWLPSHLDSLESPGLDTMNLVQGVVALRHHTPDTDLKKSFMSRWKKLKHEGSSGFNSYALYAYDSIWLAARALEVFFNEGGKISFSDDPKLKDTNRSTLHLTSLRIFDGGQQYLQTILKMNFTGVSGQIQFDQDKYLVHPAYEILNIGGTGSRRIGYWSNSTGLSAIAPEILYKMPFSANTTAQLYTVIWPGETTAIPRGWVFPNNGTPLRIAVPYRVSYQDFVAKDKSPPGVRGYCIDVFEAAVNLLPYAVPRNYVLYGNGKRNPEYSNLVFDVAQNNFDAAVGDVTITTNRTRIVDFTQPYMESGLVVVVPVKEQKTSPWAFLKPFTYQMWLVTGAFFLFVGAVVWILEHRMNQEFRGPPRKQLMTIFWLGCFTSFSFSTMFFSHRENTVSTLGRLVLIIWLFVVLIINSSYTASLTSILTVQQLTSRIEGIDSLIASNDPIGVQDGSFAWKYLVDELNIAESRLVKLKTMENYIEALQYGPKRGGVAAIVDELPYIELFMSNTKCKFRTVGQEFTKSGWGFAFQRDSPLAVDLSTAILQLSENGDLQKIHNKWLTHNECSIQMNEVDSDRLSLTSFWGLFLICGVACFLSLTVFFCRILCQYRRFIPAAVEGDVEEIGSGSTRSRPSIRSASFKNLMDFVDTKEEKIKHMLKRKGSDSKHDEASPSSDGPPHSPS, from the exons ATGGAGGTCTTGTTGATTAACAGGCCTACTCATGTATGCAAGACAAGGGCACTACTTGCTTTGATCTTGCTCATGTGGGTGCCCATGGAAGTGAGGGCTGGGACTGAAAATGGCACCCATTTGTCTACAAGGCCAAGTTCTCTGAATATTGGAGCTCTGTTTACATTGAATTCAGTTATTGGAAGGGCCGCCAAACCAGCAATTTATGCAGCAATTGATGATGTTAATTCTGATCCGAGCATTCTTCCCGGGACAAAATTGGAAGTTATTCTCCATGATACAAATTGCAGTGCATTTCTTGGAACTGTTGAAG CGTTGCAGCTGATTGAAGATGATGTGGTTGCTGCAATCGGCCCACAATCCTCTGGAATAGCTCATGTCATATCCCATGTTGTGAATGAGCTCCATGTACCGCTTCTGTCATTTGCTGCAACAGACCCCTCCCTTGCTGCTCTGCAGTACCCGTATTTTGTTCGCACCACACAGAGTGACCATTTCCAAATGTATGCAGTTGCTGATGTAGTTGAGTATTTTGGATGGAGAGAAGTAATTGCAATCTTTGTGGATGATGATTgcggcagaaatgggatttcTATACTGGGTGATGCCTTAGCGAAGAAGCGTTCCAAGATCTCATACAAGGCTGCCTTCTCTCCTGGAGCCTCCAAAAACGCAATCACTGAGTTGTTGGTGGGAGTAAACCTCATGGAATCTCGGGTTTTTGTTGTGCATGTTAATCCTGATTCTGGTTTGACAATTTTTTCTGTTGCCAAGTCTCTTGGAATGATGACCGCTGGCTATGTTTGGATTGCAACAGATTGGCTTCCTTCTCATCTAGATTCCTTAGAATCACCTGGCCTTGATACAATGAATCTTGTACAAGGGGTTGTTGCTCTTCGTCATCATACCCCAGATACAGATCTCAAAAAGAGTTTTATGTCGAGATGGAAGAAACTAAAACATGAAGGGAGTTCGGGCTTCAATTCTTATGCGCTCTATGCATATGACTCTATTTGGTTAGCAGCTCGTGCTCTTGAAGTTTTTTTCAACGAAGGTGGGAAGATATCTTTCTCTGATGACCCAAAGTTGAAAGATACAAATAGAAGCACATTGCACTTAACATCACTCCGTATATTTGATGGAGGCCAACAATATCTACAGACAATTCTTAAGATGAACTTCACAGGTGTAAGTGGTCAGATTCAGTTTGATCAGGATAAATATTTAGTTCATCCAGCATATGAAATTCTGAATATTGGCGGAACTGGGTCCCGTAGGATTGGTTATTGGTCAAATTCTACTGGTCTCTCAGCAATCGCTCCAGAGATCTTATATAAAATGCCATTCAGTGCTAATACCACCGCTCAACTTTATACCGTTATATGGCCTGGTGAAACTACAGCTATACCTCGGGGATGGGTATTTCCCAACAATGGGACGCCTCTCAGAATTGCCGTGCCTTACCGAGTAAGTTACCAAGATTTTGTGGCTAAGGACAAGAGCCCTCCAGGGGTTAGAGGATACTGTATTGATGTCTTTGAAGCTGCTGTAAACTTGTTGCCTTATGCCGTGCCACGCAATTACGTGTTGTATGGAAATGGAAAGAGGAATCCTGAGTACAGCAATCTTGTATTTGACGTTGCGCAAAAT AACTTTGATGCAGCTGTTGGGGATGTTACGATTACTACTAATAGGACAAGAATAGTTGATTTTACACAGCCTTACATGGAATCAGGgcttgttgttgttgttcctGTCAAAGAGCAAAAAACAAGCCCTTGGGCTTTCCTGAAGCCATTTACTTATCAGATGTGGTTGGTCACTGGTGCCTTCTTCCTGTTTGTGGGAGCTGTTGTTTGGATTCTTGAGCACCGGATGAATCAAGAATTCCGTGGTCCACCGCGGAAGCAACTCATGACTATTTTTTGGTTAGGATGTTTTACATC GTTTAGTTTCTCAACAATGTTTTTCTCACACA GAGAGAACACTGTGAGCACCCTGGGACGGCTGGTGCTGATTATATGGTTGTTTGTGGTCTTAATTATCAATTCGAGCTACACAGCTAGTTTGACATCAATCCTCACGGTGCAGCAGTTGACATCACGAATCGAAGGGATTGACAGCTTGATAGCAAGTAACGATCCAATTGGAGTTCAAGATGGGTCATTTGCATGGAAGtatttggttgatgagctcAACATTGCGGAATCTAGACTCGTCAAGTTAAAAACCATGGAAAACTACATTGAAGCCCTTCAGTATGGACCGAAACGTGGTGGGGTAGCTGCCATTGTTGATGAGCTTCCTTACATTGAGCTGTTTATGTCCAACACCAAATGTAAATTCAGGACGGTGGGGCAGGAGTTTACAAAAAGCGGATGGGGATTT GCATTCCAAAGGGATTCTCCTCTTGCTGTTGACTTGTCGACCGCCATTCTTCAACTCTCAGAGAACGGCGATCTCCAAAAGATCCATAATAAATGGCTTACGCATAACGAATGTTCTATTCAAATGAATGAAGTTGATTCAGACCGGCTATCTCTGACAAGCTTTTGGGGCCTGTTTCTTATCTGTGGCGTTGCATGCTTCCTTTCTCTTACGGTGTTCTTCTGCAGAATCCTTTGTCAATACCGCAGATTTATCCCCGCGGCCGTGGAAGGGGATGTGGAGGAGATTGGATCTGGCTCCACGAGATCTAGACCCTCGATCCGATCAGCTAGTTTCAAGAACCTCATGGACTTTGTAGATacgaaagaagaaaagatcaAGCACATGCTTAAGCGAAAAGGAAGTGATAGCAAACATGATGAAGCTAGTCCTAGCTCTGATGGGCCGCCCCATTCACCCTCTTAA
- the LOC18782506 gene encoding uncharacterized protein LOC18782506, with protein sequence MSETRPVPRRESPWGRPEGDHREPKAHRCNDRAEDVIQACFEGNPFKTVPGPFKLFWQCMRSKPGEEPTEPYTYLQLDPPTREVKLE encoded by the exons ATGAGCGAGACTCGACCGGTGCCAAGGAGAGAGAGCCCATGGGGGAGGCCAGAGGGAGATCATCGTGAACCTAAGGCCCATCGCTGCAATGACCGAGCCGAGGACGTCATCCAA GCTTGTTTTGAGGGCAACCCATTTAAGACAGTTCCAGGGCCATTTAAGCTCTTCTGGCAGTGCATGCGATCCAAGCCTGG GGAGGAACCAACAGAGCCATATACATATTTGCAGCTGGATCCCCCGACTAGAGAGGTGAAACTGGAGTAA
- the LOC18783704 gene encoding septum-promoting GTP-binding protein 1 — protein sequence MVHHHFTLRRRVKRRVTLLRRCIKRVMDRLLMSCLGKPVRYRVLPVSAVMSPNQTPSSTFAPSSSSSPKSREILCRPHHQNKSTSRRQNPESKDDLVALKISLLGDSQIGKTSFLVKYVGDDEKEEGGETEATGLNLMDKTLLVSGARISYSIWEVGGDLKSQDNIPVACKDSVAILFMFDLTSRCTLNSVITWYHQARKWNQAAIPILVGTKFDDFIQLPIDLQWTIASQARAYAKALNATLFFSSATYNINVNKIFKFITAKLFDLPWTVERNLTIGEPIIDF from the exons atggtGCACCACCACTTCACCCTCAGGCGAAGAGTTAAACGCCGCGTTACGTTGCTCCGCCGCTGCATTAAACGTGTCATGGATCGGCTGCTCATGTCTTGCCTAGGAAAGCCGGTCCGGTACCGGGTGTTGCCAGTTTCCGCCGTTATGTCCCCGAATCAAACCCCTTCTTCCACTTTCGCGCCGTCATCGTCATCGTCGCCGAAATCAAGGGAGATCCTCTGTCGTCCTCACCATCAAAACAAGAGTACTAGCCGTCGTCAAAACCCTGAATCCAAGGACGATTTGGTAGCCTTGAAGATTAGCCTCTTGGGGGACAGCCAAATTGGAAAGACTAgctttttg GTAAAGTATGTAGGGGACGatgagaaggaagaaggagGAGAGACAGAGGCGACAGGATTAAATTTGATGGACAAGACATTGTTGGTCAGCGGTGCGCGTATTTCCTATAGTATTTGGGAAGTTGGAG GTGATTTAAAATCCCAGGATAATATTCCGGTTGCTTGCAAGGACTCTGTAGCTATTTTGTTCATGTTTGATTTAACAAGCCGGTGTACACTAAATAG TGTCATAACATGGTATCACCAAGCAAGGAAATGGAATCAG GCGGCAATCCCAATATTAGTTGGAACCAAGTTTGATGATTTCATCCAACTCCCCATTGATTTGCAATGGACAATTGCAAGTCAG GCAAGAGCATATGCAAAGGCCCTCAACGCAACACTTTTCTTTTCGAGTGCAACTTACAACATAAACGTGAACAAAATCTTCAAATTCATAACGGCCAAGCTCTTCGACTTGCCATGGACCGTGGAGCGCAATCTCACCATTGGAGAGCCTATTATTGATTTCTAG
- the LOC18783219 gene encoding glutamate receptor 3.7 — MRQGVALPLHTLIWVFLTGSLYCQRPSVVNIGAIFTFNSVIGRVAKTAMEAAVSDVNADPRILNGTELRLHMEDANCSVFLGSVEVFQVLDKSIVAIVGPQSSSIAHMISEIANGLQVPLISYAATDPSLSALQFPFFLRTTQSDAYQMAAMADLIDFYGWKEVIAVYVDDDYGRNGVYTLGHELGKKMSRISYKLALPVQFNLSDITELLNKSKVLGPRVYVVHVDPDPRLRIFTVAKQLQMMTSSYVWLATDWLSTTVDSFSPTNRTSLTVLEGVVTLRQHIPQSNRKRAFISRWKKMQKEGLASSELNAYGLYAYDTVWAVAHSIENFINEYRNISFSFVDRLHDMKPSKIELGKLKVFDGGSLLRRKLLKTNMSGLTGQVQFNEDRNRVIGGYDVINIDQMTIRTVGFWTNYSGFSVSPPKTLKGRRSSYSPLDYKLDNVTWPGGNTERPRGWVIADNEKPLRIGVPNRASFVEFVTELNDSHTVQGYCIDVFTEARKLVPYDIPYRFEPFGDGLSNPSYDELVKMVAENVFDAAVGDIAIVKNRTLIVDFSQPYATTGLVIVAPIDNSKSNAWVFLKPFTWEMWCVTAAFFVMIAVVIWTLEHRVNKDFRGPPKRQLVTMFLFSFSTLFKKNQEDTVSPLGRMVMVVWLFLLMVITSSYTANLTSILTVQQLSSPITGIDSLIASNWPIGYQVGSFAYSYLTESLYIPRSRLVQLGSPEEYEKALRQGPYDGGVGAIIDELTYIELFLSRQTDFGIIGQTFTRSGWGFAFQRDSPLAIDMSTAILKLSESGELQKIHEKWFCKMGCPSEKNLESEPNQLKLISFWGLYLLCGVFTISALLIFLLRVVLQFVRYKKQQAVTPSTLSSSSSWSSRFSESIYNFVDFIDEKEEAIKRMFIHGGNPQGQAT; from the exons ATGCGACAGGGTGTGGCTTTGCCACTGCATACTCTCATATGGGTATTTCTCACTGGTTCTTTGTACTGCCAGAGGCCTTCTGTAGTGAACATTGGAgcaatttttacttttaactCTGTTATTGGTAGAGTTGCAAAGACAGCAATGGAAGCAGCAGTCTCTGATGTTAATGCAGATCCAAGAATACTCAACGGGACAGAACTGAGGTTGCATATGGAGGATGCAAATTGTAGTGTATTCTTGGGATCAGTTGAAG TTTTTCAGGTACTTGACAAAAGTATAGTAGCCATAGTTGGCCCACAGTCTTCTTCAATAGCTCATATGATATCTGAAATTGCTAATGGTCTCCAAGTACCTCTCATATCATATGCTGCCACTGATCCAAGCCTGTCTGCCCTCCAATTCCCCTTCTTTCTCCGAACTACACAAAGTGATGCCTACCAAATGGCCGCTATGGCTGATTTAATTGACTTTTATGGGTGGAAAGAGGTCATTGCTGTCTATGTGGATGATGATTATGGGAGGAATGGAGTATATACTTTAGGTCATGAACTTGGGAAGAAAATGTCCAGGATTTCTTATAAGTTGGCCTTGCCTGTACAATTTAATCTAAGTGACATCACTGAGTTGCTCAATAAATCTAAAGTGCTTGGCCCTCGTGTATATGTTGTTCACGTTGATCCTGACCCCAGGTTGAGAATCTTTACTGTtgccaaacaacttcaaatgatGACCAGCAGTTACGTGTGGCTTGCAACGGATTGGCTTTCTACTACTGTAGATTCATTTTCTCCAACAAATCGAACTTCACTGACTGTCCTTGAAGGTGTAGTTACACTTCGTCAACATATCCCACAGTCCAATCGAAAGCGTGCATTTATATCTAGGTGGAAGAAAATGCAGAAAGAAGGTTTAGCAAGTTCTGAGTTAAATGCCTATGGACTTTATGCTTATGACACAGTTTGGGCAGTTGCACATTCGATTGAAAACTTTATAAATGAATACAGAAATATCTCCTTCTCTTTCGTTGATAGATTACATGATATGAAACCATCTAAAATTGAGCTAGGGAAGCTTAAAGTCTTTGATGGTGGATCTCTTCTTCGCAGGAAGTTATTGAAGACAAATATGAGTGGTTTAACTGGTCAAGTTCAATTTAATGAAGACAGAAATCGTGTTATTGGTGGTTATGATGTCATTAATATTGATCAGATGACAATTCGTACGGTTGGTTTTTGGACTAATTATTCAGGTTTTTCAGTTTCCCCCCCAAAAACTCTTAAAGGGAGAAGAAGTAGTTATTCCCCACTGGATTATAAGCTTGACAATGTTACGTGGCCAGGTGGAAATACAGAAAGGCCACGTGGTTGGGTGATTGCAGATAATGAAAAACCATTGCGAATTGGAGTGCCAAATAGAGCAAgttttgttgaatttgttaCAGAGTTGAATGATAGCCATACAGTCCAAGGTTACTGTATTGATGTGTTCACTGAAGCACGGAAGTTAGTCCCCTATGATATTCCTTACAGATTTGAACCTTTTGGGGATGGTCTTTCCAATCCCAGTTATGATGAGCTTGTGAAGATGGTTGCAGAAAAC GTATTTGATGCAGCTGTTGGGGACATTGCAATTGTGAAAAACCGGACATTGATTGTAGACTTTTCTCAGCCCTATGCTACCACCGGGCTAGTGATAGTGGCACCAATAGACAATTCAAAGTCAAATGCTTGGGTGTTTCTTAAACCCTTTACATGGGAGATGTGGTGTGTCACTGCAGCTTTCTTTGTGATGATTGCAGTGGTTATATGGACTCTTGAGCATCGAGTCAACAAAGATTTTCGAGGTCCCCCTAAGAGGCAGCTCGTTACAATGTTTCT GTTCAGCTTCTCAAcactttttaagaaaaatc AAGAAGATACTGTGAGCCCACTTGGGCgaatggtgatggtggtgtgGCTTTTTCTATTGATGGTGATCACTTCAAGCTATACTGCAAACTTGACTTCAATCCTTACAGTTCAGCAGCTTTCATCACCCATCACTGGAATTGATAGTTTGATTGCAAGCAATTGGCCTATAGGGTACCAAGTAGGGTCATTTGCTTATAGCTATCTGACTGAAAGCCTCTACATTCCTAGGTCAAGACTTGTTCAACTAGGCTCCCCAGAGGAGTATGAAAAAGCACTGCGGCAAGGGCCGTATGATGGAGGGGTGGGAGCTATCATAGATGAGCTTACTTATATTGAATTATTTCTTTCAAGGCAAACTGATTTCGGAATTATTGGGCAAACATTTACCAGGAGTGGATGGGGATTT GCTTTCCAGAGAGATTCTCCCCTTGCAATTGACATGTCCACTGCAATCTTGAAACTTTCTGAGAGTGGAGAGCTTCAGAAGATCCATGAGAAATGGTTCTGTAAGATGGGTTGTCCTAGTGAGAAGAATCTGGAGTCTGAGCCTAACCAACTAAAATTGATCAGCTTCTGGGGTCTATATCTACTATGTGGCGTCTTCACTATCTCTGCGCTTCTCATCTTTCTGCTAAGAGTGGTTCTCCAATTTGTTCGGTACAAAAAACAGCAAGCAGTCACTCCCTCTACTTTATCCTCCTCAAGCTCATGGAGTTCTCGATTTTCTGAGTCCATTTACAACTTTGTTGACTTCATTGATGAGAAGGAAGAAGCTATCAAAAGAATGTTTATTCATGGTGGCAATCCTCAAGGTCAGGCTACCTGA
- the LOC18783702 gene encoding glutamate receptor 3.4 isoform X2, which translates to MEVLLINRPTHVCKTRALLALILLMWVPMEVRAGTENGTHLSTRPSSLNIGALFTLNSVIGRAAKPAIYAAIDDVNSDPSILPGTKLEVILHDTNCSAFLGTVEALQLIEDDVVAAIGPQSSGIAHVISHVVNELHVPLLSFAATDPSLAALQYPYFVRTTQSDHFQMYAVADVVEYFGWREVIAIFVDDDCGRNGISILGDALAKKRSKISYKAAFSPGASKNAITELLVGVNLMESRVFVVHVNPDSGLTIFSVAKSLGMMTAGYVWIATDWLPSHLDSLESPGLDTMNLVQGVVALRHHTPDTDLKKSFMSRWKKLKHEGSSGFNSYALYAYDSIWLAARALEVFFNEGGKISFSDDPKLKDTNRSTLHLTSLRIFDGGQQYLQTILKMNFTGVSGQIQFDQDKYLVHPAYEILNIGGTGSRRIGYWSNSTGLSAIAPEILYKMPFSANTTAQLYTVIWPGETTAIPRGWVFPNNGTPLRIAVPYRVSYQDFVAKDKSPPGVRGYCIDVFEAAVNLLPYAVPRNYVLYGNGKRNPEYSNLVFDVAQNNFDAAVGDVTITTNRTRIVDFTQPYMESGLVVVVPVKEQKTSPWAFLKPFTYQMWLVTGAFFLFVGAVVWILEHRMNQEFRGPPRKQLMTIFWFSFSTMFFSHRENTVSTLGRLVLIIWLFVVLIINSSYTASLTSILTVQQLTSRIEGIDSLIASNDPIGVQDGSFAWKYLVDELNIAESRLVKLKTMENYIEALQYGPKRGGVAAIVDELPYIELFMSNTKCKFRTVGQEFTKSGWGFAFQRDSPLAVDLSTAILQLSENGDLQKIHNKWLTHNECSIQMNEVDSDRLSLTSFWGLFLICGVACFLSLTVFFCRILCQYRRFIPAAVEGDVEEIGSGSTRSRPSIRSASFKNLMDFVDTKEEKIKHMLKRKGSDSKHDEASPSSDGPPHSPS; encoded by the exons ATGGAGGTCTTGTTGATTAACAGGCCTACTCATGTATGCAAGACAAGGGCACTACTTGCTTTGATCTTGCTCATGTGGGTGCCCATGGAAGTGAGGGCTGGGACTGAAAATGGCACCCATTTGTCTACAAGGCCAAGTTCTCTGAATATTGGAGCTCTGTTTACATTGAATTCAGTTATTGGAAGGGCCGCCAAACCAGCAATTTATGCAGCAATTGATGATGTTAATTCTGATCCGAGCATTCTTCCCGGGACAAAATTGGAAGTTATTCTCCATGATACAAATTGCAGTGCATTTCTTGGAACTGTTGAAG CGTTGCAGCTGATTGAAGATGATGTGGTTGCTGCAATCGGCCCACAATCCTCTGGAATAGCTCATGTCATATCCCATGTTGTGAATGAGCTCCATGTACCGCTTCTGTCATTTGCTGCAACAGACCCCTCCCTTGCTGCTCTGCAGTACCCGTATTTTGTTCGCACCACACAGAGTGACCATTTCCAAATGTATGCAGTTGCTGATGTAGTTGAGTATTTTGGATGGAGAGAAGTAATTGCAATCTTTGTGGATGATGATTgcggcagaaatgggatttcTATACTGGGTGATGCCTTAGCGAAGAAGCGTTCCAAGATCTCATACAAGGCTGCCTTCTCTCCTGGAGCCTCCAAAAACGCAATCACTGAGTTGTTGGTGGGAGTAAACCTCATGGAATCTCGGGTTTTTGTTGTGCATGTTAATCCTGATTCTGGTTTGACAATTTTTTCTGTTGCCAAGTCTCTTGGAATGATGACCGCTGGCTATGTTTGGATTGCAACAGATTGGCTTCCTTCTCATCTAGATTCCTTAGAATCACCTGGCCTTGATACAATGAATCTTGTACAAGGGGTTGTTGCTCTTCGTCATCATACCCCAGATACAGATCTCAAAAAGAGTTTTATGTCGAGATGGAAGAAACTAAAACATGAAGGGAGTTCGGGCTTCAATTCTTATGCGCTCTATGCATATGACTCTATTTGGTTAGCAGCTCGTGCTCTTGAAGTTTTTTTCAACGAAGGTGGGAAGATATCTTTCTCTGATGACCCAAAGTTGAAAGATACAAATAGAAGCACATTGCACTTAACATCACTCCGTATATTTGATGGAGGCCAACAATATCTACAGACAATTCTTAAGATGAACTTCACAGGTGTAAGTGGTCAGATTCAGTTTGATCAGGATAAATATTTAGTTCATCCAGCATATGAAATTCTGAATATTGGCGGAACTGGGTCCCGTAGGATTGGTTATTGGTCAAATTCTACTGGTCTCTCAGCAATCGCTCCAGAGATCTTATATAAAATGCCATTCAGTGCTAATACCACCGCTCAACTTTATACCGTTATATGGCCTGGTGAAACTACAGCTATACCTCGGGGATGGGTATTTCCCAACAATGGGACGCCTCTCAGAATTGCCGTGCCTTACCGAGTAAGTTACCAAGATTTTGTGGCTAAGGACAAGAGCCCTCCAGGGGTTAGAGGATACTGTATTGATGTCTTTGAAGCTGCTGTAAACTTGTTGCCTTATGCCGTGCCACGCAATTACGTGTTGTATGGAAATGGAAAGAGGAATCCTGAGTACAGCAATCTTGTATTTGACGTTGCGCAAAAT AACTTTGATGCAGCTGTTGGGGATGTTACGATTACTACTAATAGGACAAGAATAGTTGATTTTACACAGCCTTACATGGAATCAGGgcttgttgttgttgttcctGTCAAAGAGCAAAAAACAAGCCCTTGGGCTTTCCTGAAGCCATTTACTTATCAGATGTGGTTGGTCACTGGTGCCTTCTTCCTGTTTGTGGGAGCTGTTGTTTGGATTCTTGAGCACCGGATGAATCAAGAATTCCGTGGTCCACCGCGGAAGCAACTCATGACTATTTTTTG GTTTAGTTTCTCAACAATGTTTTTCTCACACA GAGAGAACACTGTGAGCACCCTGGGACGGCTGGTGCTGATTATATGGTTGTTTGTGGTCTTAATTATCAATTCGAGCTACACAGCTAGTTTGACATCAATCCTCACGGTGCAGCAGTTGACATCACGAATCGAAGGGATTGACAGCTTGATAGCAAGTAACGATCCAATTGGAGTTCAAGATGGGTCATTTGCATGGAAGtatttggttgatgagctcAACATTGCGGAATCTAGACTCGTCAAGTTAAAAACCATGGAAAACTACATTGAAGCCCTTCAGTATGGACCGAAACGTGGTGGGGTAGCTGCCATTGTTGATGAGCTTCCTTACATTGAGCTGTTTATGTCCAACACCAAATGTAAATTCAGGACGGTGGGGCAGGAGTTTACAAAAAGCGGATGGGGATTT GCATTCCAAAGGGATTCTCCTCTTGCTGTTGACTTGTCGACCGCCATTCTTCAACTCTCAGAGAACGGCGATCTCCAAAAGATCCATAATAAATGGCTTACGCATAACGAATGTTCTATTCAAATGAATGAAGTTGATTCAGACCGGCTATCTCTGACAAGCTTTTGGGGCCTGTTTCTTATCTGTGGCGTTGCATGCTTCCTTTCTCTTACGGTGTTCTTCTGCAGAATCCTTTGTCAATACCGCAGATTTATCCCCGCGGCCGTGGAAGGGGATGTGGAGGAGATTGGATCTGGCTCCACGAGATCTAGACCCTCGATCCGATCAGCTAGTTTCAAGAACCTCATGGACTTTGTAGATacgaaagaagaaaagatcaAGCACATGCTTAAGCGAAAAGGAAGTGATAGCAAACATGATGAAGCTAGTCCTAGCTCTGATGGGCCGCCCCATTCACCCTCTTAA